A region from the Deltaproteobacteria bacterium genome encodes:
- a CDS encoding EthD domain-containing protein, translating to MIKLIFFCRRHAEITHERYAELLLSRHVPRVLRHHSRLRKYVVNLVELSPPGEAVLDSIDELSFDSRDDFREYLYDSLPAEAPEAGRLIAATHAYATTEHVHKAKLAETTLGERSPGVKLICPVMRRADMSHAEFAGHWLNRHVPLALRHHPALSCYITNVVDEQLSPTGEAWDGIAELHFAKPEDLWQGFFDSQAGEQIIRQDIERFIGRGGAYRVAEYVEKRPA from the coding sequence ATGATCAAGCTGATTTTCTTCTGCCGCCGACACGCGGAGATCACGCACGAGCGCTACGCCGAGTTGCTGCTAAGCCGACACGTGCCGCGCGTGTTGCGCCATCACTCGCGGCTGCGCAAGTACGTCGTCAACTTGGTCGAGCTGTCGCCGCCGGGAGAGGCGGTGCTCGACAGCATCGACGAGCTGTCTTTCGATAGCCGGGACGATTTCCGCGAATATCTCTACGACTCACTGCCGGCTGAGGCGCCGGAGGCCGGCCGGTTGATCGCCGCCACGCACGCCTATGCCACCACCGAACACGTGCACAAGGCCAAGCTCGCCGAGACCACGCTGGGCGAGCGCTCGCCGGGCGTCAAGTTGATTTGCCCGGTGATGCGCCGTGCGGACATGAGCCACGCCGAGTTCGCCGGCCACTGGCTCAACCGCCACGTGCCGCTGGCCCTGCGCCACCACCCGGCGTTGAGCTGCTACATTACCAACGTCGTCGACGAGCAGCTCTCGCCCACCGGCGAGGCTTGGGACGGCATTGCCGAACTCCACTTCGCCAAGCCGGAGGACCTCTGGCAAGGCTTCTTCGATTCGCAAGCCGGCGAGCAGATCATTCGCCAGGACATCGAGCGGTTCATCGGCCGCGGCGGCGCCTACCGCGTCGCCGAGTACGTGGAGAAGCGTCCCGCTTGA
- the ccsA gene encoding cytochrome c biogenesis protein CcsA, with product MATEASGVLAGEPPTPGRVSAARRVLELALGPFTGLAMLTAIFMVFVYVPSDSVQGIVQRIFYFHVPAAIMAFVAFGLVAVASAMFLWRGTRFWDRLAHSGAEVGMLFCTIVLVTGPIWARPIWGTWWTWDARLTTTLILWLIYAAYLMLREFAGSSEQAARYAAVLGIVGSIDIPIINRAVYWWRTIHPAVLVTREGGSGLADPRMKATLWLCFLAFAALFSWLLWVRNENARLRDEVEHLHQQLMTGHLE from the coding sequence ATGGCGACTGAAGCGAGCGGCGTACTAGCTGGCGAGCCCCCAACACCGGGACGCGTATCGGCCGCGCGCCGGGTGCTGGAGCTTGCCCTTGGCCCCTTCACCGGACTGGCGATGCTGACCGCCATCTTCATGGTGTTTGTGTACGTCCCCAGCGACAGTGTGCAGGGCATCGTCCAGCGCATCTTCTACTTTCACGTGCCGGCGGCGATCATGGCCTTCGTCGCATTCGGCTTGGTGGCCGTGGCCAGCGCCATGTTTCTGTGGCGCGGCACGCGCTTCTGGGACCGGCTGGCGCACTCCGGCGCCGAGGTCGGCATGTTGTTCTGTACCATCGTGTTGGTCACCGGGCCGATCTGGGCGCGCCCGATCTGGGGCACCTGGTGGACCTGGGATGCGCGGCTGACGACCACGCTGATCCTGTGGCTGATCTATGCCGCCTATCTGATGCTGCGTGAGTTTGCCGGCAGCAGCGAGCAAGCGGCGCGCTACGCCGCTGTGCTCGGGATCGTCGGCTCCATCGACATCCCGATCATCAATCGGGCGGTGTACTGGTGGCGCACGATTCACCCGGCGGTGTTGGTCACCCGCGAGGGCGGCTCGGGCTTGGCCGACCCGCGCATGAAAGCCACCTTGTGGCTCTGCTTCCTGGCTTTTGCCGCTCTGTTCAGTTGGCTGCTCTGGGTGCGCAACGAAAATGCGCGGCTGCGCGACGAGGTCGAGCATCTGCACCAGCAGCTGATGACCGGTCACCTCGAGTAG
- a CDS encoding DedA family protein yields MELLQNLFDIFFHLDTHLNEWAGMLGPWLYALLFLILFCETGLVVTPVLPGDSLLFAVGALISLEGSPLSLPLMLVLLCTAAITGDAVNYAIGYRVGPKVFSSEESWLLNKRHLLRTEEFYEKHGGKTIILARFMPIIRTFAPFVAGIGKMGYARFAAFNVVGGIAWVLAFVLGGYYFGNVPAIKRNFHYVIVAIVILSVLPPVIEYLRSRRAPSVTPALE; encoded by the coding sequence ATGGAGTTGTTGCAGAACCTGTTTGACATCTTCTTCCACCTCGATACCCACCTCAATGAATGGGCCGGGATGCTCGGCCCCTGGCTGTATGCCTTGCTGTTCCTGATCCTGTTTTGCGAAACCGGGCTGGTGGTGACGCCGGTGCTGCCGGGGGATTCCCTCTTGTTCGCGGTTGGGGCGCTGATCTCGCTCGAGGGCTCGCCGCTGAGCTTGCCGCTGATGTTGGTGTTGCTGTGCACCGCCGCGATTACCGGCGACGCGGTCAACTACGCCATTGGCTATCGTGTCGGCCCGAAGGTGTTCAGCAGCGAGGAGTCGTGGCTGCTGAACAAGCGCCACCTGCTGCGCACCGAGGAGTTTTACGAGAAGCACGGCGGCAAGACGATCATTCTGGCGCGCTTCATGCCCATCATCCGCACCTTCGCCCCGTTCGTCGCCGGTATCGGTAAGATGGGATACGCCCGCTTCGCCGCCTTTAACGTTGTCGGCGGCATCGCCTGGGTGCTGGCCTTCGTGCTGGGCGGCTACTATTTCGGCAACGTCCCGGCGATCAAGCGCAACTTCCACTACGTCATCGTCGCGATAGTCATTCTCTCGGTGTTGCCGCCGGTGATCGAGTATCTGCGCTCGCGCCGCGCTCCGAGCGTCACACCGGCGTTGGAATAG
- a CDS encoding heme exporter protein CcmB — translation MIALLWKDLQIEFRTKETLASLLMLGLLTLLILSFAFDPMSELRGEAAPAVLWVAVIFAGVLGINRSFLTERDNECMQGLLLAPVDRGTIYLAKVLGNVLFMAAAQLIVVPIFVFFFNLPLTMALARLAPVLALGLTGFAAVGTLFAAVSVRTRAREVMLPLLLLPLAVPVLIAGVKASAQILAGKPLGEASQWLHLLIGFDAVFLVVGWLVFEYAVEE, via the coding sequence GTGATTGCGCTGCTGTGGAAAGATCTGCAGATCGAGTTCCGCACCAAGGAGACCTTGGCGTCGCTGTTGATGCTCGGCCTGCTGACGTTGCTGATCTTGAGCTTCGCTTTCGATCCGATGAGCGAGCTGCGCGGTGAAGCCGCGCCGGCGGTGTTGTGGGTGGCGGTCATCTTCGCCGGCGTGCTCGGCATCAACCGCTCGTTTCTCACCGAACGCGACAACGAGTGCATGCAGGGCCTGTTGCTGGCGCCGGTGGATCGGGGGACGATCTACCTCGCCAAGGTGCTGGGCAACGTGCTTTTCATGGCTGCGGCCCAGCTGATCGTGGTGCCGATCTTCGTCTTCTTCTTCAACCTGCCGTTGACGATGGCGCTGGCGCGCTTGGCGCCGGTGCTGGCGCTCGGTCTGACCGGCTTTGCCGCCGTCGGCACGCTCTTCGCCGCCGTGTCGGTACGCACCCGGGCGCGCGAGGTCATGCTGCCGTTGCTGCTGCTGCCGCTGGCCGTGCCGGTGCTGATCGCGGGCGTGAAAGCCAGCGCCCAGATTCTGGCCGGCAAGCCGCTAGGCGAGGCCAGCCAGTGGCTGCACTTGCTAATCGGCTTCGACGCCGTCTTCCTGGTTGTCGGTTGGCTGGTGTTTGAATATGCTGTCGAGGAATGA
- a CDS encoding inositol monophosphatase, translating to MDAVESVARAAVAEAGTRLRAAWREHKVISFKGPVDLVTETDREVEALVIGHLRRAFPAHQIVAEETASDQPDNQQPTWYLDPLDGTTNFAHGYPHFAVSLAFAEGGELRFGIVHDPVRDETFVAHRGGGASLNGAPISVSPVSDLNQALLGTGFPYDRRERTDYYLAFIRRFLQHSQDVRRAGSAALDLCHVACGRFEGFWEWKLRPWDTAAGVLIVREAGGVVTDFTGNPFSLRGEQTLASNGHVHGAMVEVLTAVLGQGRG from the coding sequence ATGGACGCAGTCGAGTCGGTAGCGCGGGCGGCGGTGGCCGAAGCCGGCACCCGGCTGCGCGCGGCCTGGCGTGAGCACAAGGTCATCAGCTTCAAAGGCCCCGTCGATCTCGTCACCGAGACCGACCGCGAGGTGGAGGCGCTGGTGATCGGGCACCTGCGGCGCGCCTTTCCCGCGCATCAGATCGTCGCCGAAGAGACCGCCTCCGATCAGCCCGACAACCAGCAGCCGACGTGGTACCTCGACCCGCTCGACGGCACCACCAACTTCGCCCACGGCTACCCCCACTTCGCGGTCTCGCTGGCGTTTGCGGAGGGTGGAGAATTGCGCTTTGGCATCGTGCACGACCCCGTTCGCGACGAGACTTTCGTCGCCCATCGCGGCGGCGGTGCCAGCCTGAACGGTGCGCCGATCAGCGTCTCGCCGGTCAGCGATCTCAACCAGGCCTTGCTCGGCACCGGCTTTCCCTACGATCGCCGTGAGCGCACCGACTACTACCTCGCCTTCATCCGGCGCTTCCTCCAGCACTCGCAGGATGTGCGGCGCGCCGGCTCGGCCGCGCTCGATCTCTGCCACGTCGCCTGCGGCCGCTTCGAAGGCTTTTGGGAGTGGAAACTGCGGCCCTGGGACACCGCTGCCGGCGTGCTGATCGTGCGCGAGGCCGGCGGCGTGGTGACCGACTTCACCGGCAACCCCTTCAGCCTGCGCGGCGAGCAGACCCTGGCTTCCAACGGCCATGTGCACGGCGCCATGGTTGAAGTGCTGACGGCGGTGCTGGGGCAAGGCCGCGGCTGA
- a CDS encoding holo-ACP synthase, which translates to MIVGVGIDLIEVARIAAALNHARTGARFEARVFTPGEIAYCRRRAKAAESFAARFAAKEAVMKALGRGYLGGGIGWRQIEVVRGRGRPEIVLSGRARQEAAAQGITRWHLSLTHTPVLAAAYVIAEA; encoded by the coding sequence ATGATCGTCGGCGTCGGCATCGACCTGATCGAAGTTGCTCGCATTGCCGCGGCGTTGAACCACGCCCGCACCGGTGCCCGCTTCGAGGCTCGCGTGTTCACGCCGGGTGAGATCGCGTATTGCCGCCGGCGGGCGAAAGCGGCGGAAAGCTTCGCCGCCCGCTTTGCCGCCAAAGAAGCGGTGATGAAAGCGCTCGGCCGCGGTTATCTCGGCGGCGGCATCGGCTGGCGACAAATCGAGGTCGTGCGCGGGCGGGGCCGGCCCGAGATCGTGCTCAGCGGCCGTGCGCGGCAAGAAGCCGCAGCTCAGGGCATCACGCGCTGGCACCTGTCGCTGACGCACACGCCGGTGCTGGCAGCAGCCTACGTGATTGCGGAGGCGTGA
- the ccmA gene encoding heme ABC exporter ATP-binding protein CcmA — MAVPAIETCCLTKSFGNVYALRDLDFRLEAGEAVALFGPNGAGKSTLLRLCATLLRPSRGSVHIFGTKGGDGDPSIRRSLGFLSHQSFLYPDLTPAENLAFYARMFAIAHAERRVGDLLEQVGLLGWANRPVRTLSRGLEQRCALARALLHEPDLLLLDEPFTGLDLDASATLRAVLSAAHQRGAAVLMTTHDISQGLASCRRAIILARGQLIWDGPVTPGGREAFEQTYLAAIHAGRAAA, encoded by the coding sequence ATGGCGGTGCCGGCAATCGAGACGTGCTGCTTGACCAAGTCGTTCGGCAACGTGTACGCGCTGCGCGATCTCGACTTCCGACTCGAAGCCGGCGAAGCCGTGGCGCTGTTCGGCCCCAACGGAGCGGGGAAATCGACCCTGCTGCGCCTCTGTGCCACGTTGCTGCGTCCGTCGCGCGGCTCGGTCCACATCTTCGGAACCAAGGGCGGCGACGGCGATCCCTCCATCCGGCGCAGCCTCGGCTTCCTTTCTCACCAGAGCTTTCTCTATCCCGACCTGACGCCGGCTGAGAACCTGGCCTTCTACGCCCGCATGTTCGCCATCGCGCACGCCGAGCGGCGGGTGGGCGACCTACTCGAGCAGGTCGGCCTGCTGGGTTGGGCCAATCGGCCCGTGCGCACGCTCTCGCGCGGGCTCGAACAGCGTTGCGCGCTGGCGCGGGCACTGCTGCATGAGCCCGATTTGCTCCTGCTCGATGAACCCTTCACCGGGCTGGATCTCGACGCCAGCGCTACACTGCGCGCGGTGCTCAGCGCGGCGCACCAGCGTGGGGCGGCGGTGCTCATGACCACGCACGATATCAGCCAAGGGCTCGCCAGCTGCCGCCGCGCCATCATTCTGGCCCGCGGGCAGCTGATCTGGGACGGCCCGGTTACCCCCGGCGGCCGCGAGGCCTTCGAGCAAACCTACCTGGCCGCGATCCACGCGGGCCGGGCCGCGGCTTGA
- a CDS encoding CcmD family protein — MKNLSFLFAAYTAIWVLLFLYITNIARRNRQLQREIEELRELLQRQAPAPPRRSAPS; from the coding sequence ATGAAAAATCTATCCTTCTTGTTCGCCGCCTACACCGCGATCTGGGTGCTGCTGTTCCTTTACATCACCAACATCGCGCGGCGTAATCGCCAGCTGCAACGCGAGATCGAGGAGCTGCGCGAGTTGCTTCAACGACAGGCGCCGGCGCCCCCCCGGCGCTCGGCGCCGTCGTGA
- a CDS encoding sulfite exporter TauE/SafE family protein, whose protein sequence is MAVDSQFFVLAVIILVAFTTEAATGFGSTVIAVTLGLHLFPIQSLLPLLVPLNQILTAYIVYRHHQHIAYGLLLRGILPVMAIGLVAGLALFHLVSNEALRVLFGLFVVAVAARELLALLSASAPEARPLLPAAARNAGVLAAGVAHGLFASGGPLLVYVLGRSNLDKRTFRSTLAVVWLTLNMVLTAVYFSTGRINADTLSALGLLLPAVMLSIVLGEWVHPRLDEQRFRLAVFGLLVFAGLTALL, encoded by the coding sequence ATGGCGGTGGATTCGCAGTTCTTCGTCTTGGCCGTGATCATCTTGGTCGCCTTCACCACCGAAGCCGCCACCGGCTTCGGCAGCACGGTTATCGCGGTCACTCTCGGGCTCCATCTCTTCCCGATCCAATCGCTGCTGCCGCTGCTGGTGCCGTTGAACCAGATCCTGACCGCGTACATCGTTTACCGGCACCATCAGCACATCGCCTATGGCTTGCTGCTGCGCGGCATTCTGCCGGTGATGGCCATCGGCCTGGTTGCCGGCCTGGCGCTCTTCCACTTGGTCTCGAACGAGGCGCTACGCGTGCTGTTCGGTCTGTTCGTGGTGGCGGTGGCCGCGCGCGAGTTGCTGGCACTGCTGAGCGCGAGCGCCCCGGAGGCGCGGCCGCTGTTACCTGCCGCGGCGCGCAACGCCGGGGTGCTCGCCGCCGGCGTGGCGCATGGTCTGTTCGCCTCCGGCGGGCCGCTGTTGGTCTACGTCCTCGGCCGCTCGAATCTCGACAAGCGCACTTTTCGCAGCACCTTGGCCGTCGTCTGGCTGACCCTCAACATGGTGCTGACGGCGGTCTACTTCTCCACCGGCCGGATCAACGCCGACACCTTGTCGGCGCTGGGGCTGCTACTGCCGGCGGTGATGCTCAGCATCGTGCTGGGCGAGTGGGTGCACCCGCGCTTGGACGAGCAGCGCTTCCGGCTGGCGGTCTTCGGCCTGCTGGTCTTTGCCGGGCTGACCGCGCTGCTGTGA
- a CDS encoding GMC family oxidoreductase — protein sequence MSLPASVSGVLGNTSLDRFDALIVGSGAGGSAAAHVLAAAGWKVLVLEAGVNPFPGLDHSGHIPWPLFSNDEIKNALRHFVYQDPLLEPRTFRQSESETAQAHPDVNILTRNVGGAAVISGVAYPRFTPVDFRMASALSAAGRNYPGTSFADWPLSYEELEPFYTEAECLSGVAGDTTGEDDNPFAPPRSRPLPLPPQPPMYVARVLAHGAKQLGYHPYNLESAINTQPYDGRSPCVSCGFCSGYGCPRNAKGSPAVTTLRRALLTGNCQLRYHAHVSRLVRDGSGRRVVSVEYIDDNGQMQSAAADHVILAASPIESARICWLSGITDAGGHLGRHMMFHFQTTGVGIFKQRLHGERGRSVTHVISDFRGVKAGGAELRSDWPHLAGVVEFGTSSQPIIAARESLRPEAVGFARLFNVSFKQLLVESPFHAHIAVLIMQGEDAPQPANRVDLDPTVRDVFGLPVPRLTYRNHAFELNASEFYKPKMLELLEAAGAAYGFFQPFDPAVPPASRHILGGLRMGTSPADSVCDRFGKFHDLDNLYCADGGVFVTGSGYNPTLTIIALALRLAGALVSPGSPEHVLGCASAAG from the coding sequence ATGAGCCTGCCCGCCAGTGTTTCCGGCGTTCTCGGCAACACCAGCCTCGACCGTTTCGATGCCTTGATCGTCGGCAGCGGCGCGGGGGGCTCGGCCGCCGCACACGTGCTCGCGGCAGCGGGCTGGAAGGTGTTGGTGCTCGAAGCCGGCGTCAACCCGTTCCCGGGCCTGGATCACTCCGGCCACATCCCCTGGCCGCTGTTCAGCAACGATGAGATCAAGAACGCGCTCCGCCACTTCGTCTATCAAGACCCGCTGCTCGAACCCCGCACCTTCCGCCAGAGCGAGAGTGAAACGGCGCAGGCGCACCCCGACGTGAACATCCTGACGCGCAACGTCGGCGGCGCCGCGGTCATCTCGGGCGTCGCCTACCCGCGCTTCACCCCGGTCGATTTCCGCATGGCCTCGGCCTTGAGTGCCGCGGGCCGCAACTACCCGGGCACCAGCTTCGCCGACTGGCCGTTGAGCTACGAAGAACTCGAACCTTTCTACACCGAAGCCGAGTGCCTCTCCGGCGTTGCCGGCGACACAACCGGTGAAGACGACAATCCCTTCGCTCCGCCCCGCAGCCGGCCGTTGCCGTTGCCACCGCAGCCGCCGATGTATGTGGCCCGGGTGTTGGCCCACGGTGCCAAACAGCTCGGCTATCACCCCTACAACTTGGAGTCGGCCATCAACACCCAACCGTACGATGGCCGTTCGCCCTGCGTCAGCTGCGGTTTTTGCTCGGGTTACGGCTGCCCGCGCAACGCCAAGGGTTCGCCGGCGGTCACCACCCTGCGCCGGGCGCTGCTCACCGGCAATTGCCAGCTGCGCTACCACGCGCACGTGAGCCGGCTGGTGCGCGACGGCAGCGGGCGGCGCGTGGTCAGCGTCGAATACATCGACGACAACGGCCAGATGCAATCGGCGGCGGCCGATCACGTAATCTTGGCCGCCAGCCCGATTGAAAGCGCCCGAATCTGCTGGTTGTCGGGCATCACCGATGCCGGCGGCCACCTCGGCCGGCACATGATGTTCCACTTCCAGACCACCGGCGTCGGCATCTTCAAGCAGCGCCTGCACGGCGAGCGTGGCCGCTCGGTGACGCACGTGATCAGCGACTTCCGCGGCGTCAAAGCGGGGGGCGCGGAGTTGCGCAGCGATTGGCCGCACCTCGCCGGCGTGGTCGAGTTCGGCACCTCCTCGCAACCGATCATCGCCGCCCGCGAAAGCTTGCGGCCGGAGGCGGTGGGCTTCGCGCGGCTGTTCAATGTCTCGTTCAAGCAGCTGCTGGTCGAAAGCCCGTTCCACGCCCACATCGCGGTGCTGATCATGCAGGGCGAAGACGCGCCGCAGCCGGCCAATCGCGTCGACCTCGACCCCACCGTGCGTGATGTTTTCGGCCTGCCGGTGCCGCGGCTGACTTACCGCAACCACGCCTTCGAGCTGAACGCCTCGGAGTTCTACAAGCCGAAGATGCTGGAGCTGCTCGAAGCCGCGGGCGCCGCCTACGGCTTCTTCCAGCCCTTCGATCCGGCGGTGCCGCCGGCGTCACGCCATATTCTCGGCGGCCTGCGCATGGGTACGAGCCCCGCCGATTCGGTTTGCGACCGCTTCGGCAAGTTCCACGACCTCGACAACTTGTATTGCGCCGACGGTGGCGTCTTCGTCACCGGCTCCGGCTACAACCCGACCCTGACGATCATCGCCCTGGCCCTGCGCCTGGCCGGCGCGCTGGTGTCACCGGGCTCGCCCGAGCACGTCCTCGGCTGCGCTTCGGCGGCGGGCTAG
- a CDS encoding gluconate 2-dehydrogenase subunit 3 family protein — protein MEIAGSTKALALVTTQLRRRQVLGLLAAGTAAALLPLPLARAVGRGAPGATTDAWLLTEEELAILDAATARIVPSDSLGVGARECGVVTYIRAMLAFAPGTDANCDRYVTAADLTATVAQANGAQGNCRDAGDVDGDGIIDASDITRAETAVFNARPILAGGPFSGRQPQPHFPTGATPCVSCHVVPAPAGAAASGRVAATTVLSYPPEFFRQFLPLSRLQALSWKIRMLGAAAVPAAAANPLATTLLETDMRRRYREGLASLEAISRDIFGKPFAELATDEQGTVLDQADIDFVTLLRYHTIEGMLCAPEYGGNRDRRGWQLIGFDGDSQPLGYTIYDESIPGYRERSEKPNSGPNPEEDCRGFSANIKQFLGAISSVTGGRTFDAPYCFEVPA, from the coding sequence ATGGAGATCGCCGGTTCGACCAAGGCGCTTGCGCTCGTCACCACCCAACTCCGGCGCCGTCAGGTGCTCGGCTTGCTCGCCGCCGGCACTGCCGCTGCACTGTTGCCGTTGCCACTGGCGCGGGCCGTAGGCCGCGGTGCGCCGGGGGCCACCACCGATGCCTGGTTGCTCACCGAGGAGGAACTCGCAATCCTCGACGCCGCCACCGCCCGCATTGTACCGTCCGATAGCCTGGGCGTCGGGGCGCGCGAGTGTGGCGTGGTCACGTATATCCGCGCCATGCTGGCCTTCGCCCCCGGCACCGACGCCAACTGCGACCGCTATGTCACCGCCGCCGATCTCACCGCGACGGTCGCTCAGGCAAACGGTGCTCAGGGCAATTGCCGTGACGCCGGCGATGTGGACGGTGACGGCATCATCGACGCCTCCGACATAACGCGCGCCGAGACCGCCGTCTTCAATGCCCGGCCGATTCTCGCCGGCGGACCGTTCAGCGGACGCCAGCCGCAGCCGCACTTTCCCACCGGCGCGACACCGTGCGTGTCATGCCACGTCGTACCGGCGCCGGCTGGCGCCGCGGCTTCCGGCCGGGTAGCGGCAACCACCGTCCTCAGTTACCCGCCCGAGTTCTTCCGCCAATTCCTCCCGCTCTCCCGCCTGCAAGCGTTGAGCTGGAAGATCCGCATGCTCGGCGCCGCGGCCGTGCCGGCGGCCGCCGCCAACCCGCTGGCAACCACACTGCTGGAGACCGATATGCGCCGCCGCTATCGCGAAGGGCTGGCGTCGCTCGAAGCAATCAGCCGCGACATCTTCGGCAAGCCGTTCGCGGAGCTGGCGACCGATGAGCAAGGCACGGTGCTGGATCAGGCCGATATCGACTTCGTCACCCTGCTGCGCTACCACACCATCGAGGGCATGCTGTGCGCGCCCGAGTACGGCGGCAACCGCGACCGCCGCGGCTGGCAGCTTATCGGCTTCGACGGCGATAGCCAGCCCTTGGGCTATACCATCTACGACGAATCCATCCCCGGCTATCGCGAACGTTCGGAAAAACCCAACTCGGGCCCCAACCCCGAAGAAGACTGCCGCGGTTTCAGTGCCAACATCAAGCAATTCCTCGGCGCCATCAGCAGCGTCACCGGCGGCCGGACGTTTGATGCCCCGTATTGTTTCGAGGTGCCGGCATGA
- the lpdA gene encoding dihydrolipoyl dehydrogenase, whose amino-acid sequence MSEQPYDLVVIGAGPGGYVAAIRAAQLGMRVACVEKEATLGGTCLNLGCIPSKALLDSSELFAQAQHGLAAHGVKLGSVALDLPAMLARKDKVVKLLTTGVAGLFRKNQIERLQGVARIAGPGTVEVHAAGGVQRVAAKRILIASGSTPINLPELPFDGERIISSTEALALPAVPERLLVIGAGAIGLELGSVWNRLGSEVVVAEFMDRIVPGADHQMGDELQKALKRQGFAFHLRTSAKRAEIKGDKVHVTLDCEGKASEEVVDVVLVAVGRRPYDTGLGARELGVAYDERGRIVVDEIYETNVPGIYAVGDVIAGPMLAHRAEEEGIAAVELMAGVGGHVNYNAMPAVVYTWPELASIGWSEEQAAQLGVAVKVGTFPFMANGRARCLGEAEGMVKIVADKENDRLVGVHILGPRASDLIAEAAVAMEFGATAEDLARTVHAHPTLPEAIKEAALAVDKRAIHI is encoded by the coding sequence ATGAGCGAGCAACCCTATGACCTCGTCGTGATCGGCGCCGGCCCCGGCGGCTACGTTGCCGCGATTCGGGCGGCGCAACTGGGAATGCGCGTGGCCTGCGTCGAGAAGGAGGCCACCCTCGGCGGCACCTGCCTCAACCTCGGCTGCATTCCGAGCAAGGCGCTGTTGGATTCCAGCGAGCTGTTCGCGCAGGCCCAGCATGGGCTGGCGGCGCACGGGGTCAAGCTGGGTTCGGTGGCGCTCGACTTGCCGGCGATGTTGGCGCGCAAGGACAAGGTGGTGAAGCTGCTCACCACCGGTGTCGCGGGCTTGTTCCGCAAGAACCAAATCGAACGGCTGCAAGGCGTGGCGCGGATTGCCGGTCCGGGTACAGTCGAGGTCCACGCTGCCGGCGGTGTGCAGCGAGTTGCCGCCAAGCGCATCCTGATTGCCAGCGGTAGCACGCCGATCAACCTGCCCGAGCTGCCGTTCGACGGCGAGCGCATCATCAGCTCGACCGAGGCGCTAGCGCTGCCGGCCGTGCCCGAGCGGCTGCTGGTGATCGGTGCCGGCGCCATCGGCTTGGAACTCGGCTCGGTGTGGAACCGCTTGGGTAGTGAAGTGGTGGTGGCCGAGTTTATGGACCGCATCGTTCCGGGTGCCGACCACCAGATGGGCGACGAGCTGCAGAAGGCGCTGAAGAGGCAGGGCTTCGCCTTTCACCTGCGCACTTCGGCCAAGCGCGCCGAGATCAAAGGCGACAAGGTGCACGTCACCCTCGACTGCGAGGGCAAAGCGAGCGAGGAGGTGGTCGATGTCGTGCTGGTGGCCGTCGGGCGGCGCCCGTACGACACCGGCCTGGGGGCACGCGAGCTGGGCGTAGCCTATGACGAGCGCGGGCGCATCGTGGTGGACGAGATCTATGAAACCAATGTTCCCGGTATCTACGCCGTTGGCGATGTGATCGCCGGGCCGATGCTGGCGCACCGAGCCGAAGAAGAGGGCATCGCCGCGGTCGAGCTGATGGCGGGGGTTGGTGGCCACGTGAACTACAACGCCATGCCGGCCGTGGTTTACACCTGGCCGGAGCTGGCCAGCATCGGGTGGTCCGAGGAACAGGCGGCGCAGCTGGGCGTCGCGGTCAAAGTCGGCACCTTTCCGTTCATGGCCAACGGCCGCGCCCGCTGTCTGGGTGAAGCTGAGGGCATGGTTAAGATCGTTGCCGATAAAGAGAACGATCGGCTCGTGGGCGTCCATATCCTCGGCCCGCGTGCCAGCGACCTGATCGCGGAGGCGGCGGTGGCGATGGAATTCGGCGCCACTGCCGAAGACCTGGCCCGCACGGTGCACGCGCACCCGACGCTGCCGGAGGCGATCAAGGAAGCCGCGCTTGCCGTTGACAAGCGCGCGATTCACATCTGA